Within Metabacillus sp. KUDC1714, the genomic segment TATTTTTATGTTACTTTTCCTAACATTACAATGAGGTGGGAACTTGATGAAAATTAGTGAATTATTAAAAATTCCGATTCTTTCCAATGCAAAAATTGCTGCAGGCAAAAACGGTGTAGGTCGAAGTGTGCAATCAGTCAACATGATGGATGCCCCTGATATTATTCAATTTTTAAAGCCCAATGAATTATTAGTGACCACAGCATATTTTATTCGAGACAACCCTACAGAAATGGTCAAACTCGTTAGATTTATGGCAAAAAATAATTGCTCAGGACTCGGAATAAAAACTAGACGCTTTTTACATTCCATCCCCTCTGAAGTTATTAAAATAGCAAATGAAGAGAACCTTCCCTTAATTGAACTTCCTCTTGAACATTCATTAGGAGAAATTGTTAATGAGTCATTAAGTTACATTCTAGCAAGACGAACAAAGGAGCTACAATTCGCAATAAATACGCAAAGAGAATTTACCAAGCTTGTACATAAGGGAGAAAAATTATCAAAAATAATTGATCGTCTTTCCACGATTCTCGATAAACCGATTTTGCTTATTGATCATTTAAATCGTGTAATAGTTGAAACACACCACTTTCGTAGCACCGAAATGAAAAAACTCAGAAAAAATATTGTAAAAGACATCGATGCTAATCATTCGTCAATTAAACAGCAACCACTTTACCTTTCTGTTTACAAACCATCTTCCCTAAAGGGCAAATTCGTTCATTTTTTTCCGATCGATACCTATTTTAAGAAAAGTTATTTACTAATTATTGGTTTTGATTATCCCGTTGACGGATACACTCTCTTATCAGTGGAGCAAGTAACGAATGTTATTTCCTTCGAGCTCCTGAAACAACATGCATTATCGGAGAAAAATCTACATATTAAAAATAATTTTTTTACAGCATTATTAGATGGTGACTTACCTGAAAGTGAGGTTTTGAAACGAGGGGGAAAATACGGACTAAAAAAGGATCAATCTTACAATGTAATTGCCTGTAAAATTGATGAAAATAACGAAAAGATAACACAATCTCTTTCTTTTTATAACTCATTTCAAGTGGAAGGTTTTAAATACACGATTTATGAGCATTTAAAATCAATGTTTTCAAAAACAGGAATGGAGTTTTGTATTTTTATAAAGAATGATATTTTTGTTCTATTACTAGATCGAGAGAATATGAAATCTGAACAGCAATTAACTGAGTTTATTCAATCCGTTCAAAAGAAACTGCATGAGCAATTAAACGTGTCTATTTCTTTTGGTGTAAGTACTCACTGTAAGGATATACGGAATATTCACAGGGGCTATCGACATGCTGTGGAAGCATTGGAGGCAGGGTATCAACTTAGAAAGAGTCATTTTATTCAAACATATCGCACCAAGGATATCACTGAATTACTCCAAATGATCCCACTTGCTAATGTAACAGAGTTTTATGAGAGCACCCTTAAAGAACTTGCCTATACAACCAATAAAGATTTACTAAGTTTAGTACAAACCATTTCTGTTTTTATTGAAAATCATTGCCAAATCGCCGAAACAGCTAAACGGTTATACGTTCATCGAAATACAGTTGTTTATCGGCTAGAAAAATGCGAAGAATTATTAAACATCTCCTTAAAAGATTCTGATGAAACACTAAGACTTCGGATTGCTTTGTTAATCCGTTCGTTTCTTCTGGAAAAGGTAAAACCTTAGGTGGACCTTTTTCACTCTAAGGTTTTATTGTCAAAAATAGCCGAAGATTCATTTTTATAACGCTGAACCGCCCGAAGAATTCCATTGTACCCCGTACATCTACAAAGATTACCACATAAATAGTCGAGCACTTCTTCTTCTGTTGGCTGATTATTTTTGTCTAACAATGATTTTAGGGCAATAACCATACCCGGAGTACAATACCCACATTGAAGGGCACCTTCCTCCAAAAATGCTTGTTGGATCGGGTGGAGATTCTCTTGTGAAACCTGTTCGATTGTTTCGATTACCATACCATTGGCTTGATAAGCCATAACTAAACAAGAATTAACCACATTTCCGTTCATTAAAACGGAACACGAACCACACCTACCTATTTCACATGATATTTTTGTTCCGGTTAATTCTAAATCTTTACGTAAAAGGTCAACTAATCGATAGGTAGGGGGTATAATAAGACTGTACAATCGACCATTAATTGTTATGTTTAATGCAATCTTATTTTCTAGTATTCTATCATTTGTACTATTTTCAAACCTATCAATTTTCATTCAGATACCCCCTGTTTATAAAACGAAAATGAAGTCGTCTGAAGAGCATTCAATATTTCTTCAGAAGAAACAGGTAGCTTCTTGACCCATAATCCGCACGCATCATGAATTGCTGCGGTAATTGCTGGAGCAACAGCAACAGTGCCAATTTCACCAACACCTCTAGGTCCGAACACATCGTTTTCAATTAAGGATTCATCAACATAAACATTAGTCGAAAGAGGGATGTCCCTTATCGTTGGAATAATGTACGAATCAAAATTCTCAGTATGATAACGAGCGTTTTCCATTAGCGAATCTTCAAATAGAGTAAAACCTAGTCCCATAATGGCCCCACCCTCAATTTGTCCTAAATAGCCTAGTGGATTGACGACAGGACCTGCTGCAACAGCATGATCAAGCTTTGTCACCTTAATTTGACCTGTTAATTGATTCACTTCAACCTCAACTGCAACGGCTGCATACGTGTGTAGATAATGCCCGCCAATAACCGCATCAGGAGTTGTCGGAAAATGAAATTGCGTTGAACAAACAGGAAGCTCTGTTTTCAATCTGTTTGCAAGTTCTTTATAGGTGATCACACTCTTATCCTTTTCACCTTTCTCCCAAACGCCATTTTCTCCGAGCGTCAGAGTCTCCACTGCAACACCAGAAATACGTGATGCAGCATTTAGTAGCTTGTTTTTCCAAGGTCCTTTTAATTTGTTGATTCCTTGCCATATCATGTTTGTTGAACGAGAGGCAGTCGAGGAGCCTGAGGCAGGAACTATCCCAGTATCCCCAATAACGATTTTCACATCTTCTTTCGCACAACCGAGCATATCTGTCAGCAATATTTCAACTGTTGCTAGTAACCCTTGTCCAAACTCTTCAAAACCAAACGCTATTTCAATCTTCCCCTCTTCCGTTAGAGAAAGGCGGGCACCAGATGGATCTGGCCTTCCAAAGCCAAGCCCACCACCATGCATGGTGATAGCAGCACCTTTTCCCCTTAACCTCCACTTATCTTTTGGTTTTAGAGGAGTTGTTAATATTGGTGAGGACTTAATCATCTCCAGAACATTTTTCGCTCCATCATTCGCAACAATCCGTTGACCAAGTGGCCCTAAGTCATCTGCCTCTCTAATATTCATCTCTCGTAATTTTAAAGGATCAATATTTAGTATTTCTGCAAGTCTATCAATTTGTGATTCTAAAGCAAAGGTTACTTGATTACCACCAAAACCCCTAAACTCACCTGAAACCCCATTATTCGTAAATACTGAAATCCCTTCGATATCAACATTTTGAATTCTATACGGACCAGTCGAATGCTCTACTGCAAAATCCAATACAGCTGGTCCTAATGTGGCATATGCCCCTGTATCAGCAGTGATTCTAACAAAATGACCAACTAACAAACCATTTTCTTTTGCACCTGTAATCATTTTTATTTTCATAGGGTGACGTTTTATTCCTGCTTTGACAGATTCAATTCGCTTGTTATGGAGTTTCACTGGTCTATTCGACTTTATCGCAAGCAATGCCGCATATGGTTGGATATTCAACTCATCCTTCCCACCGAATGAACCTCCGATTGGACTTGAAATAACACGAATATCACTTTCAGGCATTGCCAAAATTCTAGCCAACTGCATACGATCCTTGAATCCGTGCTGTGTCGCAGCATATACTGTGATTTTACCATCCGCTTCTGGAACAACGACACCACCCTCAGTTTCCATATACGCATGCATTTGTCTCGGTGTTTCATATGTTTCCTCTACAATAAATGGGCACTCATCAATTGCACTCATGACATCATCGCTACTTTTATAGCCTGCACGATGAAGGATATTCCCTCCAGGATGTAATTTAACCGCAGAATCAATTAAAGCCGTTTCAGGATCATCAATCACTTCAAGTATTTCATACTCAACCTCAATCAACTCGATCGCCTTATCAGCAATTTCTTCACTTTCAGCCGCTACAGCAGCCACTGCATCCCCCACATACCGCACAACATCTTCACATAAAACCGGCTGATCCGGGAATATCAAACCAAATCGATTCATACCAACTACATCCTTATGAGTAACGACAGCAAAAACACCTTCTAATTGTTCTGCTTTCGATGTTGAAATCGACAAAATTTTAGCATGAGGATAAGAACTCCGTAACACTTTCCCATAGAGCATACCTGGAAAAGAATAATCAGTTAAATATTTAAGAGATCCTGTTACCTTATCATATCCATCAGGACGGATTTTCCATTTTTCTTGAAAATTATCTCTTATCAATTTCACATATCTCATCCTTCCTTATCACAAAAAATGTTCATTAATTCAGCAACAAGTAGATTTGCTGCTACGTGCTTGCGATATGTCTCAGTTATAAAAGGATCAGAGTAGGAATTGATTTCATCAACAATTTCTAGGTAAAGAGATCTTAGTAAATTTTCATCAAAATCGTTTGTTTCCAATATTTTTTCAACTACTATTAGTCGACATGGATCATTGTTACCTCCACCGACAGCGATTCCAATATACTCCAATCGCTTAGCACTTATTCGCCTCCATTGCGCACAAATTGTTACCAAAGCTGGTGTAAATGCTTCTCTTCTCCCCACTTTCTTAAAAAAGGCTTGTTCTCCCTTCTTTTGACAAGGAATACGAATTAATAGCAATAGATAGTTAAGTTGTGGTGTATCCTTTAGTAAGCTAAGCAATCCCCATAATTTTATAACCTTTGTCTCGTCTTGAATTCTTATAGTCAATTCAGCATCTAAAACAAGCAGAGCAGGAATGGAATCACCGATACCACTCGCAATATTCCCACCAAGTGTTGCCCGATTTCGGACAGCAGGCGCTGCAATCTTTTTACATGCCTCAACAAGTAATTGAGCATGTTCATTGATAATTGGGTTTTCTATACATTCAGAAATTGTCGTTAGTGCACCTATTTCTACGAATGAAGAATCCCCTCGCTCAATATACTCTACCCCTTTTAACTCAGTAATTGGTTCTAAGTTTATTAATGTCGTTGAAAGCGGTTGGCCAAATTCCCAATTAAGCTGGATAAGTGTTCCTCCTGCGATAAAAACACCACCTAATTCTCTCAACCTCATAGCATCCTGAATGAGACGTGGATGTTCAACTAAAATATCTGATTTCTTTATGTCAGCCATCTCATTTTTCACCGTGATCACCTATCCCTCCTGAAATGTCCTTAAGTGAATGACTAAAAAATCGTCTAAAGCATAATTAGGGATAAGTAGAAGTAAGGAGAACTTCTAGCTATGAGTAGCTTAAGAAATTTTATTAGAGTTTCTTAAAGAGAAAGACCTTGCAAATTCATAATCCTCTACTGTATCTATATCGAATAGCTGATCTGAATTTACCTGAATGCTCGTTCCTGTTAAAGTACCATTCTTCAACAAACTACGCGCTCCTTCATCACCACGAATTGTCATGATCTTAGCAAGTGCTTTAAGATTAAATATTATCGGTGGCTTCAATACCCCACCAACAGCAGATGCAACATAATCGTGTTCATTTCTCGCTTCATTGATTAATCGATTAATCAATCCAGATGTTACAAATGGTTGATCTGCAAGAAAGACAACAATAGACTCTGCACCTAATTGTAAAGCACGCCTTATACCCGCCTTAAGTGAAAAAGATTGACCTAAATGCGCTTGTAAACTTACGATATTTTCCCATTTATTTGGATAAGCGTGGAGATCATCTGCAGAATTAAGCCATACTGCATTAAAATCATTTGTCACAACTAAAAAATGATCAATATTTGATTGCATAATCTCTTTCAACGCAATTGTACCGAGAGGTTTTACTGATAATGGTAAAGATAATTTACATTTTCCCATTCGCTTACTACTACCTGCAGCAAGATAAATCCCAATGATGTTCTTCATAAAGCAACCGCCAACCTCCTTGCTTTATTTTGAATGAGCTCAGCCATAATACTTATCGCTATCTCTTGAGGCCCTTCTGCTCCGATTGCTAAACCAACAGGAAAATGAATCCACTCAGGAATTCTTATACCCTTTAAAAGTTTTTCCGCACGAACCTTTGAGCCTAAAATTCCTAAATATGCAATTTTCTTTCCAAGCAATAATTGGATAAGTTGATGATCTTTTTCATAATTATGGGTCATCAAAACAATTGAATCAGAAGTAGAAAAGGAAATGGATTGAGCAAATTCAGAAGGTGAAGCAATGTACGTTTTATAAACAAATGGAAAATAAATTTCGTTACAAAAGGCGGGTCGCCAATCAACAACAATCACTTGAAAACCTGTAAGATGTGCTAGTTGCGCGAGAGGAATCACATCCACTCCAGCTCCATATATAAAAAGCCTTGGTCTTGCCATAATCTTCTGTATATAATACAAATTTTGATCTCTTTGCAGCAATTGAGTACTTTCATCCGGAGGAAAGGTTGGCCATTGACCATGCCATTGACCAAAAAATCCCCCCTCTGCCGTAAAAAAAAGGTAATCCATTACTTTGCCCTGCATCGAGATTCTTTTTGCATATGTTACATCAACACCACGGTTAACAAGTTCCCTTACTTTCTTTAAATCTTCTTTAAGAAGCGATGTAACCGGCTCTACCAAAACCTTTATTATCCCATTACAGCCAGCACCCTGTCCCCATGACAAGTCATCTTCATCCGTGAGGTCATATGTAACAATTGTTGAGTTCGGATTCGGATCATATAAGAAATCATTTACTCGTGCAAATAGGTCTTGCTCAAGACACCCTCCACTTAAAAGCCCTACTTGCTTACCATTCTCTTGAAACAACATCAACGCTCCAGCCCTTTGATATGCTGAGCCTTGAACATCAATAATTGTTGCTAAAACACTTTTACAAGAAGAATCACAAACCGTATCGAGTATTTCATATATGTCCGTACGCATGTTTTACCCCCTTTTAAAAAACTCTCATTATCTATTTTTATTATCTGATCGTAAAGTTCCCCTTAGGCAATCTATTTAATAAACGTTTAATCGCTTTATTTGCTTCCTTTAAAACGACCGACTTATCAATCGTCTTTATGATTCGATTTTCCATAACCACTTTTCCATTAATTATCGTCGTTTCCACATCACCTCTTGTGGCTGAATAGACGATTCTTGAAATAGGATCGACATCTGTTGATGGGTATGTATGGAAATTATTCAAATCCAAAATAACAACATCTGCTTTTTTCCCAACCTCTAAGCTACCAATCTCTTTTTCTAATCCCATCGCTGCTGCTCCACCCATTGTCGCCATACGGAAAACCTTTTTAGCATCCATTGCTGTTGGACCATGAATTGGTTTTTGAATAAGAGCTGTTAATCGCATTTCATTAAACATATCCAAATTATTGTTACATGGAGCTCCATCTGCACCAAGACTTAAACATATACCTTTATCGTGCATATCAGGTGTTTCAGCAATACCTGAGGCAAGCTTTAAGTTTGAACCAGGACAATGACTAACCTTCACACCTTTCTCGCGAATAATCCGTTTTTCATTGTCATCCAACCATATACAATGAGCTAAAATTAACCTAGGGCTCGCTAAGCCTAGATGATCTAAATAAACGACATTTCTCATCCCACGTTCATTTTCGACAATTTCAATTTCTTTTAAATTTTCTGAAGCATGAGTATGAACCATCACTTGATATTGATTAGATAAATCCCTCACCTCAGTTAACAAATCTTCAGTACATGAAATGACAAATCTAGGTGAAAAAGCGTATTGAATACGACCATTATCGTAATTGTTCCATTTTTCCAACAAGTCAACACTTTCTTGAATCGATTCATTTGTTTTTTCTAATAGATTAACAGGAACATTGTCCCCTTGATCCATCATTACTTTCCCTGCTAGAGCTCGGATTCCACTTTCTTCAATAGCTCTAAACGCAAAATCTGTATGGCGAACCGTTTCCATATCGATGATTGATGTTGTACCACTTTGAATAAGCTCTCCAATACCTAACATTGCAGAATAGTAGATAGATTCTTCATCATGTGCAGCTTCAAGAGGCCATATTCTCTTAGATAACCAGTCTAAAAGCTCTAAATCATCACCCTGACCTCTAAATAATGTTTGACAAAGATGAATATGACTTTGAATGAATCCAGGAATAATTGTCTTACCTGTTGCATCTATGATTTTATCAGGCAATACCCCTTCAATACATTTAGAGATCTGCGCAATTCTATCATCTTCTATCAAAAGATCACCATAAACAATATCTGTCTGTTCATTCATTGTAATAATTTCTGCATTTTTTATTAGTATTTGCATTACTCTTCCCCCTTTCGACTGAATCAACACTCTCCAATATCCCCCATGTTACTTTTAATCACAACGTTTGTTAGTTATATTTATCATAATAACAATTTTCTTATTTGTCATTGTGCATAAACGATAAATCCCTTCCTGAAATTTGGATATAATCCATAAAATCTCATCATATAAACTTATGGAAACGTTAGATTTTCTTACACATTCATCCAGATGGATAGCACCTTTACTAAGTTTATTAATTTCTATAAAAAAAAGACTAAAATCAAAATGAGTCAGCCTTATTAAATGATGGAATTTACAACATTTGCAAAAACAGCCTAAATTTTATTATCTTCTAGGTTATCATGAAAGAAATCCAATTACGTGCTCATTTAAGAGCCGAAAAGATTGCTGACAAGCCTGAAACAATTATTAATAATAGTGTCAATTTGTTAAACAATTCTTGCCCTACTTTATTACCTATTTTAATACCTATGATTGTTCCTAGAATTAAAGCAGGTGAAAACGATAAGCTATATGTGCAGAAGAAATCGTTGATATGATCGATAAATTAGGTGTTGAATTTAGTTCACTGGTAGAAACAATAGGTGGTGATGTCTATATAGGTGGGGGGAAACAGACGCCATGAGACAGTTTGCACGGGTAGTAAAAGATTTACAATTACATTATCCAAGTTTGCTTGATTTTGGTATTTTAATTCCCTCTTTTTTTACCGGTTTTTCTTAACAAGTATCAGACTTTTGGGTGAGATAAGTCTCAACTTATGAAGGATTACTTCATCCCATCTTTAATATAAAATAGTAGATAACAGTTTTTGTAAGCCCTCAATTTATCCTTATTTAGAGGGTCTATTGAACTCTATTTTACGGGAGAGTGATACTTATGTCAGAATTAATTTATGCAGGTTCATTAAAGAAACTTGAAGATGTAGGTGCAAAGGTAATAAAAGGTGGAAGTCATGCAATTGCAGTATTTGTTCACGAAAAACAAGTCTATGCGGTGGATAACCGTTGTCCGCATATGGGCTTCCCCCTCCATACAGGAAGTTTATGTGATGGGATTTTAACGTGTCATTGGCACCATGCTCGTTTTGATATAAAAAGCGGTGGAACCTTAGATCCATGGGCAGATGATATTCCTACTTACCCTGTCCATATAAAGGAAGATAAGGTTTGGGTACACCCTGTTCCTTATAATAAAGTAACAATCGAAAAATTAAGGAAGCGTTTACGTGAAGGTCTTGAGCAAAATTTAAGTCTTGTCATCGCTAAATCGGTTGTCGGATTGATGGAAGCTGGTTTTCCAGCGAATGAGATTGCAAAGGTTGGTATCGACTTTGGAACGATACATCATCAAAGCGGCTGGGGCTCTGGATTGACGATTTTAACAGCCATGACAAATGTATTAACTAAATTGGATAAAACCGGTCAGATTTTAGCATTGTTCCAAGGTCTCGTTCATGTTGCACGCGAAAGTTCTGGAATGGGATCACGCTTTTTACTCGGGTCCCTCCCTGTCACAGATGAAATGAATACCCAATCTTTCGAACAATTATCAGAATGGTATCGTCATTGTGTGGAGGTTCGTGATCCGCAGGGAGCTGAACGAGTACTCTTGACGACGATTGAATTAGACTTCACGAACGAGCAGATTGCTGACATGATGATGACTGCAATCACTGATCATTTTTATGTAAATACAGGGCATACGCTCGATTTTCATAATAAAGCTTTCGAGATTCTCGAGCAGATTGGTTTTGAGCACCGGCCATATGTATTATCATCATTGTTACCTGGTCTCGGTCATGTATCCCGTAGTGAAGAATCCCATAGCTGGCAATCACCCGTTGACTTGGTCAAACCATTAATAGAAGCGTTCAAAAAATTACCTGATATTCTTGCTAATGCATCATCAATTGAGGAAACTGAAGTGGATGAAGCACCATTGGTTGAACAAATTTTATCAGATGATGCTTTAAAAACGGTAAATATGATGTTGGATGCACTTAAAAACGGAGTCTCCCCTGCCCGTTTGGCACAGCTCGTAGCTTTAGCGGCCGCGGAACGGATTTCTCGTTTCCATGTACAAAATGATTTCAGAGATTGGATTACCGTACTTCATACTTTTACTCACGCGCATGCATTACATGAATCGTTAAGGCGCTCAACCACACCTGAATTAACCCGAGCTGTTTTCCATGGAGCAATGAGTGTCTATCAAGATCGTTTTCTCAATTTACCATCTGCACGAAGACCGGAACCAAAGGATGTAGAAGCTGAACCGCAAAATCCTTCAGAATTATTGGAGATGATGAATAAACAACAACAGGTTGCAGAATCAGCACGTTGGGTAGTGAATTACCTGGCACGCGGAGGTAATATAAGTGAACTCTTCAATACACTCGGGCACGCTTTACTAAGAGAGGATGCAGAGTTTCATTCGTTTCAAATGTTTGAAGCGGCGATGGTCGAACATGAACATTGGGAAATTGAGGATTCCGAGCTTGCTAGTCATGCACAGGAAACGTTGATCATCGCAGTAACACGTTATCTAGCAGGCCATGCCCCAACTTCTAGAGAAATGCAACATATAGCACGGATTGCAATGCGCCTCCACCGCGGAGAAAAATTATTTGAAGATGAATGATTTTTTGAAAAGTGAGGGGTAAGTACAATCCCGCTTGATCCTTTTCAAGCGGAATTGTCTATTTAATACCTATAACATCCGCTTATGTTTTCCAACTAATGTAGCAGGGTCTTGAGATATACTCCTTTCATATTCATCACAAGCTGTTGCATAAAGTATTCCGTCATGTCCAATTTTAAGTCTTCCTCCATTAATTCAGGAATTACCTGAAATTACCTGGAATTATTTTTTGATCGCAAACCTGGAAAAATGAGTTAGCTGTCACATTCACACGAAAATTCTTGATAATCAGAGCACCTTCTTCTGTGATATAAGCCACTATTGCCTCCTTTGTTATTTATTCTAGCGTGCTTTTCGCGTATAGCAAATACCTTATATCTTATATCAAGATATGCTTGATGGGTATATCTAAAACGTATATACTCTAACATTATGATAGAGGAGTAATGATATGGAATTTAGAGTTTTACGATATTTTCTTACTGTTGCAAGAGAAGGAAGCATGACGGGTGCCGCTAATTTATTACATGTAACACAGCCAACCTTGTCAAGACAATTAAAAGACCTTGAACAAGAGTTAAGTAAAAAACTATTTATTCGCAGTAGTCACAGTGTCATTCTTACAGATGAAGGAATGCTCCTGCGAAAAAGAGCAGAAGAAATCGTCGATATGGTCGATAAATTAGAGGCAGAATTTAGTTCCATGGAAGAAACAATAGGTGGTGATGTCTATATAGGCGGTGGGGAAACAGACGCTATGAGACAGATCGCACGGGTAGTAAAAGAATTACAGTTAAGTTATCCAAATATCCGGTATCACCTCTACAGCGGAAACGAAGACGATGTGACGGAACGACTTGACAAAGGATTGCTTGACTTTGGTATTTTAATTCAACCAGCTGATTTATCCAAATACAATTATATCGATATCCCAGCTAAAGATGTTTGGGGTGTTGTTATGAGGAAAGACAGTCCTCTTGCTTTGAAAGATACCATTCAAGCAGTGGATTTATTAAATGTTCCGGTAATCTGTTCACGACAGGCTATGAAACAGACATTTTCTAAAAATGAATTTGCGGATTGGTTTGGTGAAGATTTTAATAAATTAAATGTTGTGACTACATACAACCTTGCCTATAATGCTGCCATTATGGTTGATGAGGGTATTGGTTATGCAATAACCCTTGATAAAATAGTAAATACGTCTAGTGATAGTAACCTTTGTTTTCGACCGCTAGTTCCAAGACTTGAATCTGGCTTAACTATTGTTTGGAAAAAGCATCATGTTTTTTCCGCTCCTGCTGATATGTTTTTAAAAGAAATTCAGGCGAAATTTTCAAATTCTTTATCAGATGTATAGGAAAATTTCAAAAAACATATTAAGAATAATGTATTCCTCGAAGTAGCCACCATAGGTTACCTGGATTGTTGACCAGCACATCTAAATCGGGGTACTGCCAACTTGACGGCAGCCTCCCTGCTGGTTACTTTAAGTTCAAGAGACAATGTGTCAGCTATGGAGCTGTACCTATCTCATACTGATGCACTTGTACAAATACTAATGTTTACCAAGGGATTTGTTTCCCATCTTTAAAGAACCCGCCAGAAGGTCCTTCAGGTCCTATCGTCGCTAACCAAAGGATAGACTCAGCAGCTTGCTTAGGGGTTCTTGGAGCTGATGGTCCACCCATATCTGAGCTTACCCATCCCGGATCGACGGCGTTTATTTTAATATCTTCCTTGATTTCTGCTGCTACCAATCGTGTCAATCCATTTAGGGCAAATTTAGACAACTTATAAGCTCCTACTCCTGGATATGACATTTCGCTCATCTCCCCATATTCTGAGGAAACATTAATAATCCTCCCAAATCCATGTTTTTCCATGAGGGGAATAAAGGAACGGATCACATGGTAAACTCCAAAGAAATTAGTTGCCATTGTTTTTTCCAGAATGCAAGGGTCCATAACCAATAACTTTTCATTCTCATCTAAATACACGCCTGCATTATTAATTAATACGTCTACTCTTCCATACTTCTCATTTATTGCAACCGCAGCTTGATGGATGCTTTCTTGATTGGCGACATCCAGCTTAACACACGAAACATCCAAATTTAACTCCTTAAGTTTTTGCACAGCCTCATTACCCATTCCTGGATCCCGACTTGCCAAAATCACCTTAAAGCCATTCAAAGCCAATTGTTTGACCAGTTCATATCCAATACCTCGATTCCCGCCAGTTACAAGTGCAACTTGTTTATCATGTGACATTTTACTCCCCCATTTCTCGTTCTTTGATTGAGTGGCAAATCATAAAAGGTATACTCCTTAAACGGAGAATTGTTTTGAAGGACTATACTTATAATATCTTAGTAAAATAGTTACCA encodes:
- a CDS encoding XdhC family protein, whose translation is MRTDIYEILDTVCDSSCKSVLATIIDVQGSAYQRAGALMLFQENGKQVGLLSGGCLEQDLFARVNDFLYDPNPNSTIVTYDLTDEDDLSWGQGAGCNGIIKVLVEPVTSLLKEDLKKVRELVNRGVDVTYAKRISMQGKVMDYLFFTAEGGFFGQWHGQWPTFPPDESTQLLQRDQNLYYIQKIMARPRLFIYGAGVDVIPLAQLAHLTGFQVIVVDWRPAFCNEIYFPFVYKTYIASPSEFAQSISFSTSDSIVLMTHNYEKDHQLIQLLLGKKIAYLGILGSKVRAEKLLKGIRIPEWIHFPVGLAIGAEGPQEIAISIMAELIQNKARRLAVAL
- a CDS encoding 5'-deoxyadenosine deaminase, with the translated sequence MQILIKNAEIITMNEQTDIVYGDLLIEDDRIAQISKCIEGVLPDKIIDATGKTIIPGFIQSHIHLCQTLFRGQGDDLELLDWLSKRIWPLEAAHDEESIYYSAMLGIGELIQSGTTSIIDMETVRHTDFAFRAIEESGIRALAGKVMMDQGDNVPVNLLEKTNESIQESVDLLEKWNNYDNGRIQYAFSPRFVISCTEDLLTEVRDLSNQYQVMVHTHASENLKEIEIVENERGMRNVVYLDHLGLASPRLILAHCIWLDDNEKRIIREKGVKVSHCPGSNLKLASGIAETPDMHDKGICLSLGADGAPCNNNLDMFNEMRLTALIQKPIHGPTAMDAKKVFRMATMGGAAAMGLEKEIGSLEVGKKADVVILDLNNFHTYPSTDVDPISRIVYSATRGDVETTIINGKVVMENRIIKTIDKSVVLKEANKAIKRLLNRLPKGNFTIR
- a CDS encoding Rieske (2Fe-2S) protein, which codes for MSELIYAGSLKKLEDVGAKVIKGGSHAIAVFVHEKQVYAVDNRCPHMGFPLHTGSLCDGILTCHWHHARFDIKSGGTLDPWADDIPTYPVHIKEDKVWVHPVPYNKVTIEKLRKRLREGLEQNLSLVIAKSVVGLMEAGFPANEIAKVGIDFGTIHHQSGWGSGLTILTAMTNVLTKLDKTGQILALFQGLVHVARESSGMGSRFLLGSLPVTDEMNTQSFEQLSEWYRHCVEVRDPQGAERVLLTTIELDFTNEQIADMMMTAITDHFYVNTGHTLDFHNKAFEILEQIGFEHRPYVLSSLLPGLGHVSRSEESHSWQSPVDLVKPLIEAFKKLPDILANASSIEETEVDEAPLVEQILSDDALKTVNMMLDALKNGVSPARLAQLVALAAAERISRFHVQNDFRDWITVLHTFTHAHALHESLRRSTTPELTRAVFHGAMSVYQDRFLNLPSARRPEPKDVEAEPQNPSELLEMMNKQQQVAESARWVVNYLARGGNISELFNTLGHALLREDAEFHSFQMFEAAMVEHEHWEIEDSELASHAQETLIIAVTRYLAGHAPTSREMQHIARIAMRLHRGEKLFEDE
- a CDS encoding LysR family transcriptional regulator, which encodes MEFRVLRYFLTVAREGSMTGAANLLHVTQPTLSRQLKDLEQELSKKLFIRSSHSVILTDEGMLLRKRAEEIVDMVDKLEAEFSSMEETIGGDVYIGGGETDAMRQIARVVKELQLSYPNIRYHLYSGNEDDVTERLDKGLLDFGILIQPADLSKYNYIDIPAKDVWGVVMRKDSPLALKDTIQAVDLLNVPVICSRQAMKQTFSKNEFADWFGEDFNKLNVVTTYNLAYNAAIMVDEGIGYAITLDKIVNTSSDSNLCFRPLVPRLESGLTIVWKKHHVFSAPADMFLKEIQAKFSNSLSDV
- a CDS encoding SDR family oxidoreductase; protein product: MSHDKQVALVTGGNRGIGYELVKQLALNGFKVILASRDPGMGNEAVQKLKELNLDVSCVKLDVANQESIHQAAVAINEKYGRVDVLINNAGVYLDENEKLLVMDPCILEKTMATNFFGVYHVIRSFIPLMEKHGFGRIINVSSEYGEMSEMSYPGVGAYKLSKFALNGLTRLVAAEIKEDIKINAVDPGWVSSDMGGPSAPRTPKQAAESILWLATIGPEGPSGGFFKDGKQIPW